A stretch of Megalobrama amblycephala isolate DHTTF-2021 linkage group LG14, ASM1881202v1, whole genome shotgun sequence DNA encodes these proteins:
- the LOC125246091 gene encoding SE-cephalotoxin-like: protein MATGKTFLAILYLLLYSCFCTAEISMKQVSQVEKGMTLSKELIQRVNDVAEIISEKRDTVNKVLQVFSSLGKVAASFGFIGALISFIFAFIPQSNPVLVFMKEQFAEVNRKLDSLFLQISTLQTEMEWTNYASIYGKDENVIKNSWAKLTEFIKSAPAESTEEQKTRLAERFTNFYENTGTENSVANFYRYITENNPVSLNKNLLQLVIEKSNGDFNVLVQYSTYFTTLMVSGLKLNVFYYKLKGYDAEVKAKEAVTQLSNTLSAIQDALIECADDFETWARKDAVKLGSQRFSKSKELATDIKKHLESKFHWFKWIVIAHSNDVKNEFTFGQSINFYAQEKTSVHIIHQEKGSVVDQSTKGSIKSSLQKEITSLSITTQCLTMKEELLSRFGAKVISHIQFLHAVTKPSDYAQTDVADIEMSCIPYISNRDFNFFLKGNSFKPSCSNANCNHGECKPIKGTTQGFCKCHKMFHGPACEESIQNIIDYAALEGEIDGMVIKPVPDLTAIYFSVKDLKDYTKEIVESVRHEIQWTQIFVKYNLVIEKFRYINALRSQLKNSTITQRHYVSEVGAQFTGGQSFQFYLSGFHHMMMGTGFGVKQNILDMFRKSLVQDSQSQSGELEECSKNYSDKIDYFVRYMFALEKEAVLAWSKYLMVTEKSENIDFVGKLFQKYISQQWKLFNKNGCGPLKAADLQNNYCEKHYHSTAGQQVKMKCGGSYKPFPKIAVCSGGKWSALPVCYSEQVNGQVECKSEGGATVCKASCSSGWGSATHPQPAEYKCSQSPCPSFIPHKCNDCTHNSVCKDNEVCTRTFGTCRDACLVKPCGVNAKCSSFNHDRSCTCVSPWKGDPSRGCRSQDLQWVQTRGVPTNAVRSNTKLPVCKAIGPDGGWHSGFVKDQYCTYEYDWGTKWASSYEVLVDPCEGRGWKWMEGAQSGMVSYDKSKRFPGVKYFVCSAKSNGYVGKLFNTRHGFLCHIPKNKDTRHGSFYSLVPQPCI, encoded by the exons ATGGCTACTGGAAAGACTTTCCTCGCTATCCTTTATCTGCTTCTATACAGCTGTTTCTGCACAGCTGAAATTAGCATGAAACAAGTCAGTCAAGTGGAGAAGGGCATGACATTGTCTAAAGAGCTTATCCAACGGGTCAATGATGTGGCTGAAATTATTTCAGAAAAAAGGGACACAGTAAACAAAGTCCTCCAAGTCTTTAGTTCTCTTGGCAAAGTCGCAGCAAGTTTTGGATTTATTGGGGCATTAATTAGCTTCATCTTTGCATTCATTCCACAATCTAATCCAGTACTTGTGTTCATGAAGGAACAATTTGCAGAAGTCAACCGTAAACTCGACTCTCTCTTCCTTCAAATTTCCACCCTGCAAACAGAAATGGAATGGACAAACTAtgcaagcatttatggtaaagaCGAGAATGTGATCAAGAACTCCTGGGCCAAGTTAACAGAATTCATAAAGTCTGCTCCTGCTGAATCCACAGAGGAACAGAAGACCAGGCTGGCTGAGAGGTTCACCAATTTCTATGAAAACACTGGCACAGAGAACAGTGTTGCTAATTTCTACAGATACATCACTGAGAACAATCCTGTCAGCTTGAATAAGAATCTCCTACAGCTCGTCATTGAGAAATCCAATGGTGATTTTAATGTCCTGGTTCAATACTCCACCTACTTCACCACTCTGATGGTTTCAGGACTGaagttaaatgtgttttattacaAACTAAAGGGCTATGATGCTGAAGTAAAGGCAAAAGAAGCAGTCACACAACTGTCCAACACTTTATCAGCCATACAGGATGCCTTGATTGAGTGTGCCGACGACTTTGAGACATGGGCTCGAAAGGATGCTGTGAAACTTGGCAGTCAACGATTCTCAAAAAGCAAAGAACTAGCTACAGATATTAAGAAACATTTGGAGAGCAAGTTCCACTGGTTCAAATGGATAGTAATTGCCCACTCAAATGATGTTAAAAATGAGTTTACCTTTGGACAGTCAATTAACTTTTATGCTCAAGAAAAGACATCAGTTCACATAATTCATCAAGAAAAGGGCTCTGTTGTTGATCAAAGCACTAAGGGATCCATTAAATCCAGTTTGCAAAAAGAAATAACAAGTTTGAGCATTACCACGCAGTGTTTAACAATGAAGGAGGAGCTGCTCAGCAGGTTTGGTGCTAAAGTTATCAGCCACATACAGTTTCTTCATGCAGTTACAAAACCATCAGATTATGCACAGACAGATGTGGCGGATATTGAGATGAGCTGTATACCATACATTTCCAATAGAGACTTTAATTTCTTCCTCAAAGGAAATAGTTTCAAGCCTTCCTGCTCAAACGCAAATTGTAACCATGGAGAATGTAAACCCATCAAGGGCACCACACAAGGATTCTGTAAGTGCCATAAGATGTTCCACGGTCCAGCTTGTGAGGAAAGCATCCAAAATATAATTGACTATGCAGCTCTTGAAGGTGAAATCGATGGCATGGTCATTAAACCAGTCCCTGATCTGACAGcaatttattttagtgtcaaGGATCTGAAGGATTACACTAAAGAAATAGTTGAGTCTGTCCGACATGAGATCCAGTGGACACAAATTTTTGTGAAATACAACCTTGTGATTGAGAAGTTTCGCTATATCAATGCATTACGTTCTCAACTTAAAAACAGTACAATAACCCAACGCCACTACGTTTCTGAAGTTGGAGCTCAGTTCACAGGGGGACAGTCTTTTCAATTTTATCTCTCAGGCTTTCACCACATGATGATGGGCACTGGATTTGGAGtcaaacaaaatattctggatATGTTTCGCAAGTCGCTGGTCCAGGACTCACAAAGTCAGTCTGGTGAGCTAGAAGAGTGCTCAAAAAACTACAGTGACAAGATTGATTATTTTGTGCGCTACATGTTTGCCCTTGAAAAGGAAGCTGTTTTGGCTTGgtcaaaatatttaatggtCACTGAAAAATCAGAGAACATTGATTTTGTTGGGAAGTTATTTCAGAAGTATATCTCACAGCAGTGGAAACTCTTCAATAAAAATGGATGTGGCCCTCTAAAGGCTGCGGATCTTCAGAACAACTACTGCGAGAAGCACTACCACAGCACAGCCGGGCAGCAGGTGAAAATGAAATGTGGTGGATCATACAAGCCCTTCCCCAAGATTGCGGTGTGCTCTGGAGGAAAGTGGAGTGCCCTACCTGTGTGCTACTCTGAGCAGGTAAACGGACAAGTCGAGTGCAAATCTGAAGGTGGAGCCACTGTCTGCAAGGCCTCGTGCTCATCTGGCTGGGGCTCTGCCACACACCCTCAGCCAGCTGAGTACAAGTGCTCACAGTCGCCCTGTCCATCCTTCATACCACACAAGTGTAACGACTGCACACATAACAGCGTTTGTAAGGACAATGAGGTCTGCACTCGCACCTTTGGCACATGTCGTGACGCATGCCTGGTCAAACCCTGTGGAGTGAACGCCAAATGCTCCTCCTTCAATCACGACAGGAGCTGCACCTGTGTGAGCCCGTGGAAAGGAGACCCATCCCGGGGCTGCAGGAGTCAGGATCTCCAGTGGGTTCAGACCAGAGGAGTGCCCACCA ATGCTGTTCGTTCTAACACCAAACTTCCGGTGTGCAAAGCCATTGGACCTGATGGCGGGTGGCACAGTGGATTTGTAAAGGATCAATACTGTACCTATGAATATGACTGGGGAACAAAATGGGCCAGTAGCTATGAG GTTCTGGTTGATCCGTGTGAAGGACGTGGTTGGAAATGGATGGAGGGGGCACAGTCAGGCATGGTCTCGTATGACAAATCAAAGAGGTTTCCAGGAGTTAAATACTTCGTGTGTAG TGCGAAGAGTAATGGATATGTTGGGAAGCTTTTCAACACACGACATGGCTTTCTGTGCCATATTCCCAAGAACAAAGATACCAGGCATGGAAGTTTCTATTCTTTGGTTCCACAACCATGCATCTGA